In Flavobacterium enshiense, the genomic stretch ACGACATCTTAACCATAAAACTTCCCGCCAACTCTGAATTGGAAAAAGTGGAATTATACAATATGTTGGGCCAGTTGATTCTAAAGGAAAACAATGCCATCATAAACATCAGTCCATTATCAAATGGTGTTTATGCGCTAATCGTCAATACTTCAACAGGAACATTTTATAAAAATATAATAAAAAAATAAGGGCCTGTTTGTTCTGCATAAGAAAGCACTACATCTTTAAACTAAATTGCTACTGCAAGTTGACAGTTATCACTTAGGAAACATTCCCTTCGAACCCAACAAGATTGTCAGTTTCTATCCTAATCCGGTTAATGACCGTATAACAATTCAGTTGTCGGCAATCATCCAATTGCAGAAAGCCGAAATTTACAATACATTGGGGCAATTTGTCGCAACAGAAACGAATGCGGACTTCACTGTAAATCAACTGTCAAACGGCGTTCATCCGATTAAAATAAAAACCTCGAAAGGCGTAATTCAAAAAAATTTTATAAAAAAATAAGCAAACCAAAATAACTTGATAAAAAGTACGGTTAAAACCTTACTTTTGTCGTTTATAATAAAATTTACTGTTTAAAAATGATACAAGTAGGACAAATCCTTTTCATATTATCCGTATTAGTAATTCTACACGAATTTGGCCACTATATCACGGCGCGAATGTTCAAAGTAAGAGTGGAGAAATTCTATCTTTTCATGGATGCCGGTTTCTCTTTATTAAAGAAAAAAATTGGCGATACCGAATGGGGAATCGGATGGCTGCCTATCGGAGGATATGTAAAACTGGCAGGAATGGTGGATGAAAGCATGGATATGGAGCAGATGAAACAAGAGCCTCAGCCTTGGGAATTCCGTTCTAAACCGGCCTGGCAACGTCTGATTATCATGTTGGGCGGTATCATTGTAAATGTTCTTTTGGCTTGGTTCCTATACACTGTGGTTTATACCACTTACGGACAAAAATATGTATCTACTGAAAAAATTCAGCAAAACGGATTATCCTTCGGCGAAACCGGATTGAGTGCAGGCTTCAAAAACGGCGATAAAATCCTTGCTGTAGACGGAACTTACCAACCTCGTTTCAACCGCATGGTATTGGATGCTTTATTAGGTGACAATATTGAAATCGAAAGAAACGGCGAAAAGAAAACCATCGTACTGTCAGATGAACACAAAGCTCAAATCCTGGCAAAAGAAGGACGCGATTTTGTTGGTGCAAGAAATCTGATTTCACAAATCGTAATAGACAGTGTAGCGCCTGTAAAAAACAACCCTTCTGTTTTTATGGCTGGAGATAAGATACAGATGCTAAACAACAAATCATTCGTATATTTTGATGAGTTTACAGATGAATTGAAAAACCAAAAAGGCAAAACTGTTCCGGTTACCGTTTTAAGAAAAGACGCTCCAGTCACTCTTTCCCTTACGATTGACAAAGATGGAGAGGCTGGATTCGGCAAAAGCATCTTTTTAGCACAATCAATGGATATGACAGATTCTTCTGTTAATGAAATTGTTCCGGGTTCGGAAGCAGACAAAGCAAAACTTCAGGAAAAAGATGTCATTTTAGGCTTCAACAATAGGATTTACGAAAATTTCTTTGATTTTAAAGCGAAATTAAGCCAGTCTGCCAACAAAGATATAACGCTGAATATCTTAAGAGGGACACAAAGAATGAATTTACCGGCCCATGTTGGCAAAAACGGAAAACTTGGATTTATATTAAAACCGAACAATCAGCCAAGCTACGAAATCGTAAACAAACTGAGTGTTGCAGAAGCTTTTCCTGAAGCCGTTAAAGAATCATGGCAGTTGTTGATCTATAACGTAAAGCAATTCAAATTGATTTTACGTCCAAAAACCGAAGCTTACAAACATGTAAAAAGTCCGGTTGGGATTGCACGCGCTTTACCAGACACGTGGAACTGGGAGTTCATCTGGAATTTTACCGCCTTATTTTCGATTGGTTTGGCCTTTATGAACCTATTACCAATCCCGGGATTAGACGGTGGTCATGCCCTGTTTACCATTGCTGAGATGATAACCGGCAAAACTTTAAGCGAAAAAGCGATGGGACATGTACAAACAGCCGGAATGATTATCTTACTGACTTTAATGGTTTTAACCTTCGGGAAAGACATTTACCAGTTGGTCGCCGATAAACTTTTATAAAAATTTTTAATTTTTTATTTGCGAGTATAAAATTTCAGCTTATATTTGCACCGCATTAAAGGTAACTCACCTTCCTCCTTAGCTCAGTTGGTTAGAGCATCTGACTGTTAATCAGAGGGTCCTTGGTTCGAGCCCAAGAGGGGGAGCAAAAAAAGCCATTCGCAAGAGTGGCTTTTTATATCTTTAAAATTAAAAAGTTCTTTACATAAAAAATACAGTTTCCTCCTTAGCTCAGTTGGTTAGAGCATCTGACTGTTAATCAGAGGGTCCTTGGTTCGAGCCCAAGAGGGG encodes the following:
- a CDS encoding T9SS type A sorting domain-containing protein — protein: MLLQVDSYHLGNIPFEPNKIVSFYPNPVNDRITIQLSAIIQLQKAEIYNTLGQFVATETNADFTVNQLSNGVHPIKIKTSKGVIQKNFIKK
- a CDS encoding site-2 protease family protein, which translates into the protein MIQVGQILFILSVLVILHEFGHYITARMFKVRVEKFYLFMDAGFSLLKKKIGDTEWGIGWLPIGGYVKLAGMVDESMDMEQMKQEPQPWEFRSKPAWQRLIIMLGGIIVNVLLAWFLYTVVYTTYGQKYVSTEKIQQNGLSFGETGLSAGFKNGDKILAVDGTYQPRFNRMVLDALLGDNIEIERNGEKKTIVLSDEHKAQILAKEGRDFVGARNLISQIVIDSVAPVKNNPSVFMAGDKIQMLNNKSFVYFDEFTDELKNQKGKTVPVTVLRKDAPVTLSLTIDKDGEAGFGKSIFLAQSMDMTDSSVNEIVPGSEADKAKLQEKDVILGFNNRIYENFFDFKAKLSQSANKDITLNILRGTQRMNLPAHVGKNGKLGFILKPNNQPSYEIVNKLSVAEAFPEAVKESWQLLIYNVKQFKLILRPKTEAYKHVKSPVGIARALPDTWNWEFIWNFTALFSIGLAFMNLLPIPGLDGGHALFTIAEMITGKTLSEKAMGHVQTAGMIILLTLMVLTFGKDIYQLVADKLL